The following proteins are encoded in a genomic region of Ornithinibacillus sp. 4-3:
- the rsmB gene encoding 16S rRNA (cytosine(967)-C(5))-methyltransferase RsmB: MGKFLLRNTILDIILRIEQDSGYSHLLINNEIKKKNISPKDEALLTEIVYGTIERKLTLDYYLSSFIKSNKKLDTWVSVLLRMSVFQMEFLDKVPSYAVIHEAVEIAKQRGHRGIASFVNGVLRNVQRKGVPSTEDIADPIKRLSIETSHPEWLVKRWVAAYGLETTQAICEENLTKRPISVRVQPLRITRDAAMEQLEAEGLTTEKSIFSKQGIIILQGNVLKSSLFKEGLITIQDQSSMLVGEMLSLEPELHVLDTCSAPGGKVTHIAEKMSDKGVIHAYDLHKQKIKLIQEKAKTLQLTSIQVSQNDARKLQSVHEKESFDRIIVDAPCSGLGVVRGKPDIKYSKQEADIERLATIQLDILESVASLLKQDGFLVYSTCTIDRKENEEVVQQFLENHPEFEVDPSFFRELPEEIRSSLGITEWGLQLFPQTFHTDGFFLTRLKKRMG; encoded by the coding sequence ATGGGTAAATTTCTATTAAGAAATACAATTTTAGATATTATATTACGAATTGAGCAAGACAGTGGCTATAGTCATCTATTAATTAATAATGAAATAAAGAAGAAAAATATATCTCCAAAGGATGAGGCATTACTAACTGAAATTGTTTACGGTACAATAGAAAGAAAGCTAACTTTAGATTATTATTTATCTTCGTTTATAAAATCGAATAAAAAGCTAGATACTTGGGTAAGCGTATTATTAAGAATGTCTGTTTTTCAAATGGAATTCCTTGATAAAGTACCATCTTATGCTGTTATTCATGAAGCAGTAGAAATTGCTAAGCAACGAGGACATCGAGGAATTGCTTCCTTCGTCAATGGCGTCTTAAGAAATGTTCAAAGAAAAGGTGTGCCTTCAACGGAAGATATTGCTGACCCGATAAAACGTTTATCTATTGAAACAAGTCACCCAGAATGGTTAGTGAAAAGATGGGTTGCTGCGTATGGGCTAGAAACAACGCAAGCAATATGTGAAGAGAATTTAACGAAAAGACCTATTTCTGTTCGAGTCCAGCCTTTACGAATTACACGTGACGCTGCAATGGAACAATTAGAAGCAGAGGGATTAACTACAGAAAAGTCGATTTTTTCGAAGCAAGGGATTATTATTTTACAAGGAAATGTTTTAAAGAGTTCCTTATTTAAAGAAGGTTTAATCACTATACAGGATCAAAGCTCCATGCTTGTTGGGGAAATGCTTAGCTTAGAACCAGAATTACATGTGCTTGATACTTGTAGTGCGCCTGGTGGTAAAGTGACTCATATTGCTGAAAAAATGTCAGATAAAGGTGTTATTCATGCATATGATCTCCATAAACAAAAGATAAAGCTTATTCAGGAAAAAGCTAAAACATTACAATTAACTAGTATTCAAGTAAGTCAAAATGATGCACGTAAATTACAATCTGTTCATGAAAAAGAAAGTTTTGATCGAATTATTGTAGATGCACCATGCTCAGGATTAGGTGTAGTAAGAGGCAAGCCAGATATTAAATATAGTAAACAAGAAGCAGACATAGAGAGGCTCGCAACGATACAGCTAGATATTTTAGAAAGCGTTGCATCTCTATTAAAGCAAGATGGTTTCTTAGTATACAGTACATGTACAATAGATCGTAAGGAAAATGAAGAAGTTGTTCAACAATTTTTAGAAAATCATCCAGAATTTGAAGTAGATCCATCCTTTTTTAGAGAGTTACCAGAAGAAATAAGAAGTTCTCTAGGTATTACGGAATGGGGATTACAATTATTCCCACAAACATTCCATACAGATGGATTTTTCTTAACTAGATTGAAAAAACGAATGGGATAG
- a CDS encoding Stp1/IreP family PP2C-type Ser/Thr phosphatase has translation MEGQFLTDRGQVREHNEDAGGIFYSMSNQMLAIIADGMGGHQAGDVASELAVSLLKDTWQATDKKETPEQMETWLYSMINEMNTAIYNLAQEKSEYQGMGATLVIAASGDDFLTIAHIGDSRGYIYNEMGFSQLTEDHSLVNELVRTGEISQEDARVHPRKNIVLKALGIEEQVTADIRSFSFEYGDKLLLCSDGLTDKISNEELSSFLEMKKDLSVVTKELIDLANERGGEDNISVIIIQKQPSEKVGEDNVGRSPFK, from the coding sequence ATGGAAGGGCAATTTCTAACAGATCGTGGTCAAGTACGAGAGCATAATGAGGATGCTGGTGGTATATTTTACAGCATGTCCAATCAGATGTTAGCAATTATTGCTGATGGTATGGGAGGACATCAGGCTGGAGATGTTGCCAGTGAGCTTGCAGTAAGCTTGCTGAAGGATACATGGCAAGCGACAGATAAGAAGGAAACTCCTGAGCAAATGGAGACTTGGCTATATTCAATGATCAATGAAATGAATACCGCTATTTATAACCTAGCACAAGAAAAAAGTGAATATCAGGGAATGGGCGCAACCTTGGTTATTGCGGCAAGCGGTGATGACTTTTTGACCATTGCCCATATTGGAGATAGTAGAGGATATATTTATAATGAAATGGGCTTTAGTCAATTGACAGAAGATCATTCTTTAGTAAATGAATTAGTACGAACTGGTGAAATCTCCCAAGAAGATGCAAGAGTCCATCCACGTAAAAATATTGTATTAAAAGCTTTAGGAATCGAGGAGCAGGTAACGGCCGATATACGAAGTTTTAGTTTTGAGTATGGTGATAAGCTATTGTTATGCTCAGATGGATTGACAGATAAAATTTCAAATGAGGAACTATCTTCATTTTTAGAAATGAAGAAGGATTTATCTGTTGTAACAAAAGAATTAATTGATTTAGCTAATGAACGGGGCGGAGAGGACAATATTTCAGTAATCATTATCCAAAAACAGCCTTCGGAAAAAGTAGGTGAAGACAATGTTGGAAGGTCGCCTTTTAAGTGA
- the pknB gene encoding Stk1 family PASTA domain-containing Ser/Thr kinase has translation MLEGRLLSERYLIEKTIGGGGMANVYLAKDTILHRDVAIKVLRLEYANDKEFITRFDREAQAATSLSHPNIVNIYDVGEEDHILYMVMEYVDGLTLKEYIQRYGPINVHEAIDIMKQVTSAIAHAHANNLVHRDIKPQNILIDTYGNVKVTDFGIATALSATALTQTNSILGSVHYLSPEQARGGMATKLSDIYSLGIVLFELLTGRIPFNGQSAVSIALKHLQEKTPSVKEIDPSIPQSVENIVLRATTKDPFHRYNSAYEMQEALEMALDPSLVNEAPYVPPVEAGDETKAIPIITKAQLQNSNSNDDTIIHHAEEQTKKIPETKEAPPKKKKKRKKWKIILAILIGLFIAGIAALFIVPGLLQPKDVVIPDVIGEPFDEAEEKLKELDLEVEQEFVSSDEIEEDHVVESSPRAERTVKAGSTVTLYVSEGQETFPFDDYVGRDFSQVERLLRQNGFENFEVNEKFSDEDVGEIIAQIEPEPGSEVVPSETVVVFDVSKGEEPVTLDNLVGMTEEEARDYIDENDLTINITATNSEEGEAGHVFRQQPEAGTELNRGDRVDIYISLGPEVRPPAHHTVTFTVPYTLETEEGEDPEEQTVIIYVDDMENDLSEVFDETQITSDQEFSITLTIEHGQSATYRVVRDDETFIEKTVPY, from the coding sequence ATGTTGGAAGGTCGCCTTTTAAGTGAACGTTATTTAATTGAGAAGACAATCGGTGGCGGAGGAATGGCAAATGTTTATTTAGCCAAAGATACAATTCTCCATCGAGATGTTGCAATAAAAGTACTTCGCTTAGAATATGCGAATGATAAGGAATTTATTACACGTTTTGATCGTGAAGCTCAAGCAGCGACGAGTCTTTCTCATCCAAACATTGTAAATATCTATGATGTAGGCGAGGAAGATCATATTTTATATATGGTAATGGAGTATGTAGATGGTTTGACATTAAAGGAATATATCCAACGCTATGGACCAATTAATGTCCATGAAGCAATTGATATTATGAAGCAGGTGACATCTGCTATTGCCCATGCCCATGCGAATAATTTAGTTCACCGGGATATTAAACCGCAGAATATATTAATTGATACATATGGAAATGTAAAAGTAACGGATTTTGGAATCGCTACTGCATTGTCTGCAACGGCATTAACACAGACGAATTCTATCTTAGGCTCTGTGCATTATCTATCACCAGAGCAAGCTCGTGGTGGAATGGCTACCAAATTATCCGATATCTATTCACTTGGTATTGTCTTATTTGAATTATTGACAGGGAGAATTCCATTTAATGGACAATCAGCTGTATCGATTGCTTTAAAACATTTACAGGAAAAGACACCATCGGTTAAAGAAATTGATCCAAGTATCCCACAAAGTGTTGAAAATATTGTATTACGAGCAACAACGAAGGATCCTTTTCATCGTTATAACTCTGCTTATGAGATGCAAGAGGCGCTCGAAATGGCTTTAGATCCTTCTTTAGTTAATGAAGCCCCTTATGTGCCTCCAGTAGAGGCTGGGGATGAAACGAAAGCAATACCAATCATTACGAAAGCACAATTGCAAAATTCAAATAGTAATGATGATACGATCATTCATCATGCAGAGGAACAAACGAAGAAAATACCAGAAACGAAAGAAGCACCACCAAAGAAGAAGAAAAAACGTAAAAAATGGAAGATTATTTTAGCGATTTTGATAGGTCTTTTCATTGCTGGGATTGCTGCATTATTTATTGTGCCTGGATTATTACAGCCAAAAGACGTTGTTATTCCAGATGTTATTGGTGAGCCATTTGATGAAGCAGAGGAAAAACTGAAGGAATTAGATCTTGAGGTTGAGCAGGAGTTTGTTTCCTCTGATGAAATTGAGGAAGACCATGTAGTAGAGTCAAGTCCAAGAGCAGAGCGTACTGTCAAAGCTGGTTCGACTGTAACACTTTATGTTAGCGAAGGACAAGAAACATTTCCTTTCGATGACTATGTGGGTAGAGATTTTAGTCAAGTAGAGCGTCTTTTGAGACAAAACGGCTTTGAAAACTTTGAAGTAAATGAGAAGTTTTCGGATGAGGATGTAGGAGAGATTATTGCTCAAATTGAGCCAGAGCCAGGTAGTGAAGTGGTGCCTAGTGAAACTGTCGTTGTTTTTGATGTGAGCAAAGGGGAAGAACCAGTCACATTAGATAATCTTGTTGGCATGACAGAAGAAGAAGCAAGAGATTATATCGATGAAAATGATTTGACAATAAATATCACTGCTACTAACTCTGAAGAAGGAGAAGCAGGACATGTATTTCGTCAACAACCGGAAGCCGGAACAGAGCTGAATCGAGGAGATAGGGTTGATATCTATATCTCTCTAGGACCTGAAGTAAGACCACCAGCACATCATACGGTAACATTCACAGTTCCGTATACTTTAGAGACAGAAGAAGGCGAAGATCCAGAGGAACAGACAGTAATCATTTACGTAGATGATATGGAAAATGATTTATCTGAAGTATTCGATGAAACACAAATTACCAGTGATCAAGAGTTTTCAATAACTTTAACGATTGAACATGGTCAAAGTGCTACATATCGGGTAGTAAGGGATGATGAAACATTTATTGAAAAGACGGTTCCGTATTAA
- the rsgA gene encoding ribosome small subunit-dependent GTPase A produces the protein MTEGKIIKALSGFYYVQTNNEVLECRGRGLFRKKNITPLVGDLVVLERTEDQKGYITEIKPRKNKLDRPPIANIDQGLIVCSATMPDFSATLLDRFLVLVESKHITPIIVITKIDLLDDDELENIQHVKQMYEEIGYDVELVNASAGSDLSNLEKYFANKITTIIGQSGVGKSSLLNAIHPSLEIKTDEISVSLGRGKHTTRHVELIEIGGGLVADTPGFSLLDLDEIEAEELAMYFPEMNEIQHACRFRGCLHHKEPHCAVKQAVEDKTINQQRYNHYLHFLNEISLRKPRY, from the coding sequence ATGACAGAAGGAAAAATTATTAAAGCATTAAGTGGATTTTATTATGTGCAAACGAATAATGAAGTACTTGAGTGTCGTGGAAGAGGATTATTTCGTAAAAAAAACATTACACCATTAGTAGGTGATCTAGTTGTTTTGGAACGGACAGAAGACCAAAAAGGATATATTACAGAAATCAAACCACGAAAAAACAAACTAGATCGTCCACCTATTGCAAATATTGATCAAGGATTAATTGTTTGTTCAGCTACAATGCCAGATTTCAGTGCTACTCTTTTAGATCGGTTTCTGGTTTTGGTTGAATCTAAACATATCACTCCAATTATTGTCATTACTAAAATCGATTTACTTGATGATGATGAGCTTGAAAATATTCAACACGTAAAACAGATGTATGAGGAAATTGGCTATGATGTTGAATTAGTAAATGCATCTGCCGGCAGTGATCTATCTAATTTGGAAAAGTATTTTGCAAATAAAATAACGACCATCATTGGACAATCTGGTGTTGGTAAATCTTCTTTACTAAATGCTATACATCCATCCTTAGAGATTAAAACCGATGAAATCTCCGTTAGCTTAGGGCGCGGAAAGCATACAACAAGACATGTGGAATTAATTGAAATTGGTGGAGGTTTAGTAGCAGACACTCCAGGATTCAGTTTGTTAGATTTAGATGAAATAGAAGCGGAAGAATTAGCTATGTATTTTCCTGAAATGAATGAAATTCAGCATGCTTGCCGTTTTCGAGGTTGCCTCCATCATAAGGAGCCTCATTGTGCAGTAAAACAAGCAGTTGAGGATAAGACGATTAATCAACAACGATATAATCATTACTTACATTTTCTAAACGAAATATCTTTACGAAAGCCGAGGTATTAA
- the rpe gene encoding ribulose-phosphate 3-epimerase, whose product MTKIAPSILSANFAKLGEEILEVERGGAEYIHIDVMDGHFVPNITIGPLIVEAIRPVTDLTLDVHLMIENPDQYIQAFANAGADIITVHQEASVHLHRTIQYIKSTGAKAGVAINPATPVEMITEILADVDLVLIMTVNPGFGGQAFINRTLHKIKQVADYRKAHQLNFEIQVDGGVNKETAKLCTDAGVDVLVAGSAVFNRENRKEAIQEIIDATKG is encoded by the coding sequence ATGACAAAGATTGCACCTTCAATTTTATCTGCGAACTTCGCAAAACTAGGTGAAGAAATTTTAGAAGTTGAACGAGGCGGAGCAGAATACATTCATATTGATGTAATGGATGGACATTTTGTTCCTAATATTACAATCGGACCGTTAATCGTCGAAGCAATTCGTCCGGTAACTGATTTAACATTAGATGTACATCTAATGATTGAAAACCCTGATCAGTATATCCAAGCATTTGCAAATGCAGGAGCGGATATTATTACGGTACATCAAGAGGCCTCTGTTCATTTACACCGTACCATTCAATATATTAAAAGTACTGGTGCCAAAGCAGGCGTCGCAATTAATCCAGCAACACCTGTAGAAATGATTACCGAAATTTTGGCAGATGTTGATCTTGTACTAATTATGACAGTTAATCCTGGTTTCGGTGGACAGGCATTTATAAATCGAACACTACATAAAATCAAGCAAGTTGCAGATTATCGCAAAGCACATCAACTTAATTTTGAAATTCAAGTTGATGGAGGTGTCAATAAAGAAACAGCAAAGCTTTGTACAGATGCAGGAGTAGATGTATTAGTGGCAGGAAGTGCTGTATTTAATCGTGAAAATCGCAAAGAAGCAATTCAGGAAATCATTGACGCAACAAAAGGATAG
- a CDS encoding thiamine diphosphokinase, which produces MCTVGIIGNGPRHLIPDLTLYAEKIDIWIGADRGALTLIEHKLSVDIAMGDFDSTTVEETDYIKQHANEFMQYPIEKDKTDIEIALLQAFTYKPNQIFLFGVTGGRLDHELINIQLLYQIMSSGIRGIIVDQQNELELILPGKHTIEKSEIYPNISFIPYTQRVEGITLTNFYYPLTNENITWGSTLCISNKLLEKNGTISYDEGILLVVKSRDAGSHPIQK; this is translated from the coding sequence ATGTGTACGGTTGGTATTATTGGGAATGGACCAAGACATTTAATTCCTGATTTAACATTATATGCAGAAAAAATAGATATATGGATTGGTGCAGATCGTGGTGCCTTAACTTTAATTGAACATAAATTATCTGTAGATATTGCGATGGGAGATTTTGATTCTACAACAGTAGAGGAAACAGATTATATTAAACAGCATGCGAATGAATTTATGCAATATCCGATCGAAAAGGATAAAACAGATATTGAAATTGCTTTACTTCAAGCCTTTACATACAAGCCGAACCAAATATTTTTATTTGGAGTAACAGGCGGTAGATTGGACCATGAGCTAATTAATATCCAATTACTTTATCAAATAATGAGTAGTGGAATACGTGGAATTATTGTAGATCAGCAAAATGAGTTAGAATTAATTTTGCCAGGAAAACATACAATCGAGAAAAGCGAAATATATCCAAATATTTCTTTTATCCCTTATACACAAAGGGTGGAAGGCATTACATTAACAAACTTTTATTATCCATTAACAAATGAAAATATCACTTGGGGTTCGACTCTTTGCATTTCTAATAAACTTCTAGAAAAAAATGGTACTATTTCATATGACGAGGGCATATTATTAGTTGTAAAGAGTCGTGATGCAGGTTCTCATCCGATTCAAAAGTAA
- the spoVM gene encoding stage V sporulation protein SpoVM, with protein sequence MKFYTIKLPKFIGGFVRVVIGIFQKQK encoded by the coding sequence TTGAAATTTTATACAATCAAACTCCCGAAATTTATTGGTGGATTTGTACGTGTTGTCATTGGAATATTTCAAAAGCAAAAATGA
- the rpmB gene encoding 50S ribosomal protein L28, which yields MARKCVITGRKTGTGNNRSHALNSSKRTWKANVQKVRILVNGKPKRVYVSARALKSGKVTRV from the coding sequence TTGGCTAGAAAATGTGTTATTACTGGTCGTAAAACTGGAACAGGTAACAATCGCTCTCATGCGCTTAATTCCAGCAAACGTACTTGGAAAGCAAACGTACAAAAAGTTCGTATTTTAGTAAATGGAAAACCAAAGCGTGTTTATGTATCTGCTCGTGCACTTAAATCAGGTAAAGTTACGCGCGTATAA
- a CDS encoding Asp23/Gls24 family envelope stress response protein codes for MSIEFNMKDGVITITNDVIATIVGGTAVECYGIVGMASKNQIRDGIAEILRKDNYSRGVIVRKEGEEIHIDMYIIVSYGTKISEVAHNVQSQVKYKLHQILGLAVHSINIYIQGVSVANQL; via the coding sequence ATGTCCATTGAATTTAATATGAAAGATGGCGTAATAACCATTACAAACGACGTGATTGCAACTATTGTTGGTGGAACTGCAGTTGAATGTTATGGAATCGTAGGAATGGCTTCTAAAAACCAAATTAGAGATGGAATTGCTGAAATTCTTCGTAAGGATAACTACTCACGTGGAGTCATTGTTCGAAAAGAAGGAGAAGAAATTCATATAGATATGTATATTATTGTTAGTTATGGAACGAAAATTTCTGAAGTTGCCCATAATGTGCAGTCTCAAGTTAAATACAAGCTTCATCAGATTTTAGGGCTTGCTGTTCATTCTATTAATATATACATACAAGGTGTAAGCGTGGCGAATCAGCTGTGA
- a CDS encoding DAK2 domain-containing protein, with product MTLEKLDGNILAEMIFVGAHHLKSNCKKIDALNVFPVPDGDTGTNMNLSMTSGVAEVKKAKGSNIAEVAQAFSKGLLMGARGNSGVILSQIFRGFAKGMENKESIHTKDLAEALDTGVKTAYKAVMKPVEGTILTVAKDAAAEAVKLAAKESDIISLMEKVVESAKASLEHTPELLPILKEVGVVDSGGQGLVTIYEGFLASLKGEELPDAVETVAEIDISALVEKEHHHIAQDFMSSEDIEFGYCTEFMVKFEDEKLQENPFSETAFRNELSNHGDSLLVVADDEIVKIHIHTEYPGEVMTIGQRYGRLINIDIENMREQHDAIVSAEAKTEAPPAEKSTYGIVTVAMGSGLKALFENIGATVVIEGGQTMNPSTQDIADAVKQTNAENIIILPNNSNIVMAAEQAAEIAEENVTVIPTKTIPQGISALLAFLADEKLETNKANMLEASKQVKSGQVTYAIRDTKIDEIQIEKGNFMGIAEGKITATHKNKEDAAAQLLGNLITEDDEILTIIYGEDVAVNEVEQLVDKLEEKYKELEIEVYEGNQPIYSYLFAVE from the coding sequence GTGACGTTAGAAAAATTAGATGGGAATATACTTGCTGAAATGATATTTGTCGGTGCCCATCATTTGAAAAGTAATTGTAAAAAAATAGATGCATTAAATGTGTTCCCAGTACCTGATGGAGATACTGGGACGAATATGAATCTATCCATGACTTCAGGAGTTGCTGAAGTGAAAAAAGCGAAAGGTTCCAATATAGCTGAAGTAGCACAGGCTTTTTCAAAAGGACTATTAATGGGTGCACGCGGTAATTCTGGGGTAATTCTATCTCAGATATTTCGTGGATTTGCTAAAGGCATGGAGAACAAGGAGAGTATTCATACAAAGGATTTAGCAGAAGCACTTGATACCGGAGTAAAAACAGCCTATAAAGCGGTAATGAAACCTGTTGAGGGGACCATTCTTACTGTTGCTAAAGATGCCGCTGCAGAGGCTGTCAAATTAGCAGCCAAAGAATCAGATATCATTTCTCTAATGGAAAAAGTAGTAGAAAGTGCAAAAGCTTCTTTAGAGCATACACCAGAATTATTGCCAATATTAAAAGAAGTTGGTGTAGTTGATTCAGGTGGACAAGGACTTGTGACCATTTATGAAGGATTTTTAGCTTCTTTAAAAGGCGAAGAATTACCAGATGCAGTAGAAACAGTTGCTGAAATTGATATTTCTGCGCTTGTTGAGAAGGAACATCATCATATTGCTCAAGATTTTATGAGCTCAGAGGATATTGAGTTTGGGTATTGTACAGAGTTTATGGTGAAGTTTGAAGATGAAAAATTACAGGAAAATCCATTTAGCGAAACAGCTTTTCGTAATGAGTTAAGTAATCATGGAGATTCTTTACTTGTTGTCGCTGACGATGAAATAGTTAAAATTCATATTCATACAGAATATCCTGGGGAAGTTATGACAATCGGCCAACGATACGGAAGATTAATTAATATAGATATTGAAAACATGCGTGAACAGCATGACGCAATCGTTAGCGCAGAAGCAAAAACAGAAGCTCCTCCTGCTGAAAAATCTACATATGGAATTGTTACTGTAGCGATGGGTTCAGGTCTTAAAGCATTATTTGAAAATATTGGTGCTACAGTGGTCATAGAAGGTGGCCAAACGATGAATCCGAGTACACAAGATATTGCAGATGCTGTTAAGCAAACAAATGCAGAAAATATTATTATTTTACCAAACAACAGTAATATCGTGATGGCGGCTGAACAGGCAGCGGAAATTGCCGAAGAGAATGTTACGGTTATCCCAACAAAAACAATTCCACAAGGTATTTCTGCACTATTAGCTTTCTTAGCGGATGAGAAGCTAGAAACAAATAAAGCTAATATGTTAGAAGCCTCTAAGCAAGTAAAAAGTGGACAAGTAACATACGCTATTCGTGATACAAAGATTGATGAAATTCAAATTGAAAAAGGGAATTTTATGGGGATTGCTGAAGGGAAAATTACAGCAACACATAAAAATAAAGAAGATGCTGCAGCTCAGTTATTAGGTAACCTAATTACAGAGGATGATGAGATATTAACGATCATCTATGGTGAAGATGTTGCTGTAAATGAAGTTGAACAGCTTGTAGACAAATTAGAGGAAAAATACAAAGAATTAGAAATTGAAGTGTATGAAGGAAACCAGCCAATTTATTCCTATTTATTTGCAGTAGAATAA
- the sdaAB gene encoding L-serine ammonia-lyase, iron-sulfur-dependent subunit beta, whose translation MKFTSVFDIIGPVMVGPSSSHTAGAGRIGKAARNFLGAEPTWAKIHLYGSFAKTYKGHGTDFALVGGLLGFETDDTRMSKALEIAKDKNIDIQFIEDTAATEHPNTARIIVGNDKDEIEVIGISIGGGKIEIIELNGFSLRLSGDHPALLIMHNDRFGAIATVTSILAKHKINIGHMEVNRKDKGEEALMVIEMDQNVDEALLQELRETDHIVKITKLES comes from the coding sequence GTGAAATTTACTTCTGTTTTTGATATTATCGGTCCAGTTATGGTAGGACCATCTAGTTCTCATACTGCGGGAGCAGGAAGAATTGGTAAAGCCGCACGAAATTTTTTAGGAGCAGAACCGACTTGGGCTAAAATTCATCTATATGGTTCTTTTGCAAAAACATATAAGGGACATGGTACAGACTTTGCACTTGTTGGAGGTCTTTTAGGATTTGAAACAGATGATACAAGAATGAGCAAAGCATTAGAGATTGCTAAAGATAAAAACATAGACATTCAATTTATTGAAGATACAGCAGCAACAGAACATCCAAATACTGCAAGAATCATTGTAGGAAATGATAAGGATGAGATTGAAGTAATTGGTATTTCCATTGGGGGAGGCAAAATAGAAATCATTGAACTAAATGGTTTTTCTCTAAGACTCTCTGGTGATCATCCTGCTTTATTGATTATGCATAATGATCGTTTTGGTGCCATTGCAACAGTTACTAGTATCTTAGCTAAGCATAAAATTAATATTGGTCATATGGAAGTGAACAGAAAGGATAAGGGAGAAGAAGCATTAATGGTTATTGAAATGGACCAAAATGTAGATGAAGCCTTATTACAGGAATTAAGAGAAACAGATCACATTGTGAAAATAACCAAACTAGAAAGTTAG
- the sdaAA gene encoding L-serine ammonia-lyase, iron-sulfur-dependent, subunit alpha has translation MFRTVSELIEQANKENIQISEIMIRQEMELKERSRESVIAEMERNLEVMENAIEQSLQGVRSVTGLTGGDAVLIQNYMNNHTPLSGTILLDAVSKAMGTNEVNAAMGIICATPTAGSAGCVPGALFAVKNQLHPTREQMINFLFTAGAFGFVVANNAFISGAAGGCQAEVGSAGAMAAAAIVEMAGGTPEQSAEAFAMTLKNMLGLVCDPVAGLVEVPCVKRNAGGVSLAIVSADLALAGVKSRIPCDEVIGAMYRIGQTMPVTLRETGEGGLADTPTGRFLRDKIFGNLA, from the coding sequence ATGTTTCGGACAGTTTCGGAGCTTATTGAACAAGCAAATAAAGAAAACATTCAAATATCTGAAATAATGATTCGGCAGGAGATGGAACTAAAAGAGCGCTCCAGAGAATCTGTAATAGCAGAGATGGAGCGCAATTTAGAAGTAATGGAAAATGCAATTGAGCAATCCTTACAAGGCGTTCGTTCTGTTACTGGTTTAACTGGTGGAGATGCCGTATTAATTCAAAACTATATGAATAACCATACGCCATTATCTGGAACAATTTTATTAGATGCTGTTAGTAAAGCGATGGGTACAAATGAAGTGAATGCAGCAATGGGAATTATTTGTGCAACTCCTACAGCTGGTAGTGCAGGCTGTGTACCAGGTGCGCTTTTTGCGGTAAAAAATCAGCTACATCCAACAAGAGAACAAATGATAAACTTTTTATTCACGGCAGGTGCTTTTGGATTTGTAGTAGCTAATAATGCATTTATTTCTGGTGCAGCAGGAGGCTGTCAGGCAGAAGTTGGATCAGCAGGAGCGATGGCTGCCGCTGCTATTGTAGAAATGGCTGGAGGTACTCCAGAACAATCCGCAGAAGCTTTTGCAATGACATTAAAAAATATGCTTGGGCTTGTTTGTGATCCAGTAGCAGGATTAGTTGAGGTTCCTTGTGTGAAAAGAAATGCTGGTGGTGTTTCCCTTGCCATTGTATCAGCTGATTTAGCCCTAGCTGGTGTGAAAAGTAGAATTCCATGTGATGAAGTAATTGGAGCAATGTATCGAATTGGACAAACGATGCCAGTTACATTAAGAGAAACAGGAGAAGGTGGGCTTGCAGATACACCAACAGGTCGTTTTTTACGAGATAAAATATTTGGGAACTTAGCTTAG